One Balneolaceae bacterium DNA window includes the following coding sequences:
- a CDS encoding aspartate aminotransferase family protein yields the protein MDARETTDRFHLDVYGRYPVTLERGEGAWVWDTDSNRYLDALAGIAVNSLGHCHPAVVEAVRRQAGRLMHISNFYYSRPQAELCRRLAGLTGLDRVFLCNSGGEAMEGALKLARLHGRKHGKEGPVITLENAFHGRTVATISMGMEKYAEGFGPLLPGFRRVPLNDAAALEEAMDGQTPALVVEVVQGSGGLHTATGDYLRLARTLCDRHGALLVVDEVQTGVGRTGKMFAWQHSGIRPDIVALAKAMGGGFPVGAFAATEEAASAMDHGAHGSTFGGNPLACAAANAALQAAGEQDLAGAAAEKGRWLRGRIDEELGPTGLVREVRGMGLMLGVALSFPGRDVVEGMLRRGVLSNCTQGNVIRLVPPLVISQVQLEILADVLAASVREAGGRQTEERES from the coding sequence ATGGACGCCCGAGAGACCACCGACCGATTTCACCTGGACGTCTACGGCCGCTATCCGGTCACCCTGGAGCGGGGTGAAGGCGCCTGGGTGTGGGATACCGACAGTAACCGCTACCTGGATGCCCTGGCCGGCATCGCTGTCAACAGCCTGGGACACTGCCACCCCGCCGTGGTCGAGGCGGTCCGCCGCCAGGCCGGGCGCCTCATGCACATCTCCAATTTCTACTACAGCCGTCCTCAGGCCGAGCTCTGCCGGCGACTGGCCGGCTTGACCGGCCTGGACCGCGTGTTCCTCTGCAACAGCGGGGGGGAAGCCATGGAGGGCGCCCTCAAGCTGGCCCGGCTGCATGGCCGCAAACACGGCAAGGAGGGGCCCGTTATCACCCTGGAAAATGCCTTCCACGGCCGCACCGTGGCTACCATCTCCATGGGCATGGAGAAGTACGCGGAGGGCTTTGGCCCGCTGCTGCCCGGCTTTCGCCGGGTGCCCCTCAACGATGCTGCGGCGCTGGAGGAGGCCATGGACGGGCAGACACCCGCACTGGTGGTGGAGGTGGTGCAGGGATCCGGGGGGCTGCATACGGCTACAGGCGACTACCTGCGGCTTGCGCGTACGCTCTGCGACCGCCACGGCGCCCTGCTTGTGGTCGACGAGGTGCAGACGGGCGTGGGACGCACCGGGAAAATGTTTGCATGGCAGCACAGCGGCATTCGCCCCGATATCGTTGCCCTGGCCAAGGCCATGGGAGGCGGTTTTCCCGTCGGTGCCTTTGCGGCCACCGAAGAGGCCGCCTCAGCCATGGATCACGGAGCCCACGGAAGTACCTTCGGCGGCAATCCCCTGGCTTGTGCCGCCGCCAACGCCGCCCTGCAGGCCGCCGGGGAGCAGGACCTTGCCGGGGCCGCGGCCGAAAAAGGCCGTTGGCTGCGCGGGCGCATAGACGAAGAGCTCGGCCCTACCGGCCTGGTGCGGGAGGTCCGGGGCATGGGACTCATGCTGGGCGTGGCGCTCTCTTTCCCGGGCCGGGACGTCGTCGAGGGCATGCTCCGCCGCGGCGTGCTCTCCAACTGCACCCAGGGCAACGTCATTCGACTGGTGCCGCCCCTGGTCATCTCGCAGGTACAGCTGGAGATTCTGGCCGACGTCCTGGCGGCCTCCGTCCGCGAGGCGGGCGGTCGACAAACGGAAGAACGCGAATCCTGA
- a CDS encoding threonine aldolase family protein encodes MNVDLRSDTVTRPTREMLRAMAEAETGDDVFGEDPTANAFQERMADLFGFGAGLFVPSGVMGNQICLKMLTSPGEEAVTDRTGHMFNYENTSAALLSSVQLHPVEGERGKIGGEQIRAAMRSGRDWEPVSSAVIIENATNKGGGACYTRSELIEVRETARELGLAVHLDGARVWNAVTATEVPPSFSGRWPTP; translated from the coding sequence ATGAACGTCGACCTGCGCAGCGATACCGTTACGCGTCCCACCCGCGAGATGCTCCGGGCCATGGCCGAGGCGGAGACCGGTGACGACGTATTCGGCGAGGATCCCACCGCCAACGCCTTCCAGGAGCGCATGGCCGATCTATTCGGCTTCGGAGCGGGTCTTTTCGTGCCCAGCGGGGTGATGGGCAACCAGATCTGCCTGAAGATGCTCACCTCTCCCGGCGAAGAGGCGGTCACCGACCGCACCGGCCACATGTTCAATTACGAAAACACTTCCGCCGCCCTCCTCTCCTCCGTGCAGCTCCACCCCGTGGAGGGCGAGCGCGGCAAAATCGGCGGCGAGCAGATCCGCGCCGCCATGCGCAGCGGGCGCGACTGGGAGCCGGTCTCCTCCGCCGTGATTATCGAAAATGCCACCAACAAGGGGGGAGGCGCCTGCTACACCCGCTCGGAGCTTATCGAGGTGCGCGAGACGGCCCGCGAGCTGGGCCTGGCCGTGCACCTGGACGGCGCGCGCGTCTGGAACGCTGTCACCGCCACCGAGGTGCCGCCCTCCTTTTCGGGGAGGTGGCCGACACCATGA
- a CDS encoding 3-hydroxybutyryl-CoA dehydrogenase, whose protein sequence is MDIKKVAVIGGGTMGNGIAHVFAMNGIPVNLVETSEELAEKAVSTIDSNLERMVRKNKIEAPEKVQTLKNISTHTNLIEAVKEVDLVVEAVPENYELKKKIFGEVDKAAPDRAILATNTSSISITKIAAGTSRPERFIGMHFFNPVPVMKLVEVVRGLETDDATYEAVEETARLLDKTPVPVNDYPGFVSNRVLMPMINEAIFCVHEGVATAEHIDSVMKLGMAHPMGPLRLADFIGLDVCLDILEVLYEGFEDPEYRPCPLLVKMVDAGKLGDKTGEGFFTHD, encoded by the coding sequence ATGGATATCAAGAAGGTAGCGGTAATTGGCGGCGGCACCATGGGCAACGGCATCGCCCACGTCTTCGCCATGAACGGCATCCCGGTCAACCTCGTGGAAACCAGCGAGGAGCTGGCCGAGAAGGCGGTCTCCACCATCGACTCCAACCTGGAACGCATGGTCCGGAAGAATAAGATCGAGGCTCCCGAAAAGGTGCAGACCCTCAAGAACATCTCCACCCACACCAACCTCATCGAGGCGGTCAAGGAGGTGGACCTGGTGGTGGAGGCGGTGCCGGAGAACTACGAGCTCAAGAAGAAGATTTTCGGGGAGGTGGACAAGGCGGCGCCGGACCGCGCCATCCTGGCCACCAACACCTCCTCCATCTCCATTACGAAAATCGCCGCCGGCACCTCCCGGCCGGAGCGTTTCATCGGCATGCATTTTTTCAACCCGGTGCCCGTGATGAAGCTGGTGGAGGTGGTACGGGGACTCGAAACGGACGACGCAACCTACGAGGCCGTGGAAGAGACCGCGCGCCTGCTGGACAAGACGCCCGTGCCGGTGAACGACTATCCCGGCTTCGTCTCCAACCGCGTGCTCATGCCCATGATCAACGAGGCCATCTTCTGCGTGCACGAGGGCGTGGCCACCGCCGAACACATCGACTCGGTGATGAAGCTGGGCATGGCCCATCCGATGGGACCCCTACGCCTGGCCGATTTTATCGGGCTGGACGTCTGCCTGGACATCCTGGAGGTGCTTTACGAGGGATTCGAGGATCCCGAGTACCGGCCCTGTCCCCTGCTGGTCAAGATGGTGGACGCCGGTAAGCTGGGCGACAAGACCGGTGAAGGATTTTTCACGCACGACTGA
- a CDS encoding beta-eliminating lyase-related protein: MADTMTVSFSKGLGAPVGSMVLCAADRAAEARRIRKMLGGGMRQIGLLAAAADYAVRHHLPLLEDDHRRARKLAEAAAGCSGLSVDPATVETNIVIFDVEGESAGEAVARLEERGVKMVPFGPQTLRATFHFQVDDEGLGRACEVLGELFNRP; encoded by the coding sequence GTGGCCGACACCATGACCGTCAGCTTCAGCAAGGGCCTGGGCGCTCCCGTGGGCTCCATGGTGCTCTGCGCGGCCGACCGCGCGGCGGAGGCCCGCCGCATCCGCAAGATGCTGGGCGGGGGCATGCGGCAGATCGGCCTTCTGGCTGCGGCCGCCGACTACGCCGTGCGCCACCACCTGCCGCTGCTGGAGGATGATCACCGCAGGGCGCGGAAGCTGGCCGAAGCCGCCGCAGGCTGCAGCGGCCTGTCGGTCGATCCCGCCACCGTGGAGACCAACATTGTGATCTTCGATGTGGAGGGGGAGAGCGCCGGGGAGGCCGTGGCCCGCCTGGAGGAACGCGGCGTGAAGATGGTGCCCTTCGGCCCGCAGACCCTGCGCGCCACCTTCCACTTCCAGGTGGACGACGAGGGCCTGGGCCGTGCCTGCGAGGTTCTCGGCGAGTTATTCAACAGACCGTGA
- a CDS encoding inositol monophosphatase family protein — MSLHINLDELHETAVAVARKGGEHTLSYFGKSIDVDRKDDATPVTAADREAEQIMRAEIGARFPDHAILGEEYGESNPGARVRWILDPVDGTQSFIHGMPLYTTLVAVEVEGTPLCGVIFAPATGELCEAARGRGCRMNGSACKVRPCGSLEEATFLSTDAVSAEDYGFGDPFREMLDRCRIHRTWGDAYGHMMVAAGRADLMFDPIQNLWDAAPLLPVLEEAGGAFRDVHGEATIRTGNGISCGKELLPGVLKLFGG, encoded by the coding sequence ATGAGCCTGCACATCAATCTGGACGAACTTCACGAGACCGCCGTGGCCGTCGCCCGCAAGGGCGGGGAGCATACCCTCAGCTATTTCGGCAAGTCCATCGACGTGGACCGCAAGGACGACGCCACACCGGTGACCGCGGCCGACCGCGAGGCCGAGCAGATCATGCGTGCGGAGATCGGCGCCCGATTCCCGGACCACGCCATCCTGGGCGAGGAGTACGGGGAGAGCAATCCCGGCGCCCGGGTGCGCTGGATCCTCGACCCGGTGGACGGCACGCAGTCGTTCATTCACGGCATGCCTCTCTACACCACCCTCGTGGCGGTGGAGGTGGAGGGGACGCCTCTCTGCGGAGTGATCTTTGCGCCGGCCACAGGAGAGCTCTGCGAGGCGGCCAGGGGACGGGGATGCCGTATGAACGGCAGCGCCTGCAAGGTACGCCCCTGCGGCTCCCTGGAGGAGGCCACCTTTCTCTCCACCGACGCGGTCAGCGCCGAGGACTACGGTTTCGGAGATCCCTTCCGCGAGATGCTGGATCGCTGCCGGATTCACCGCACCTGGGGTGATGCCTACGGGCATATGATGGTGGCCGCCGGCCGCGCCGATCTAATGTTCGATCCCATTCAGAATCTATGGGACGCCGCCCCCCTGCTGCCGGTGCTTGAGGAGGCGGGAGGCGCCTTTCGGGACGTGCACGGGGAGGCCACGATACGCACGGGCAACGGCATCTCCTGCGGGAAAGAGCTGCTGCCCGGTGTGCTCAAGCTTTTCGGTGGCTGA
- a CDS encoding threonine/serine dehydratase — translation MSDHNIDIPSLEEIRQARQKLRHRVRETPVWHWQGDTPRELFGEEAQIWLKLELFQHGGSFKPRGALMNMLDLGEAQRERGVTAVSAGNHAIAVAFAARSLGMSAKVVMPETANPARVERCKRFGAEVVLVADVHEAFDTVERIEEEEGRAFVHPFEGRLTALGTATVGLELAEQAGELDAVIVPIGGGGLCAGIATAVKHLQPGCKVYGVEPEGADSMTRSFASGKPESIDKVRTIADSLGAPHAAPYSFALCKRAVDRIVTVTDRQMADAMKILFEQMKLGLEPAGASATAAAMGPLREELQDRRTGIIVCGSNIDLATFHRNITEHASSE, via the coding sequence ATGAGCGACCACAACATCGACATACCCAGTCTTGAGGAGATCCGCCAGGCGCGGCAGAAGCTGCGCCACCGGGTGCGGGAGACTCCCGTATGGCACTGGCAGGGCGACACGCCCCGGGAGCTGTTCGGGGAGGAGGCACAGATCTGGCTCAAGCTGGAACTCTTCCAGCACGGCGGCAGCTTCAAGCCGCGCGGAGCCCTGATGAATATGCTTGACCTCGGCGAGGCGCAGCGCGAGCGGGGCGTCACCGCCGTCAGCGCGGGCAACCACGCCATCGCCGTGGCTTTCGCCGCCCGCTCCCTGGGCATGAGCGCCAAGGTGGTCATGCCTGAAACGGCCAATCCCGCCCGCGTCGAACGCTGCAAGCGTTTCGGGGCCGAGGTGGTGCTGGTGGCCGACGTGCACGAGGCCTTCGATACCGTGGAGCGCATCGAAGAGGAGGAGGGGCGCGCTTTCGTGCATCCCTTCGAGGGCAGGCTCACCGCCCTGGGCACCGCCACGGTGGGACTGGAGCTGGCCGAGCAGGCCGGCGAGCTGGATGCGGTCATCGTACCCATCGGGGGAGGGGGACTCTGTGCGGGCATCGCCACTGCCGTCAAACACCTGCAGCCCGGCTGCAAGGTGTACGGAGTGGAGCCCGAGGGAGCCGATTCCATGACCCGCAGCTTCGCTTCCGGCAAGCCCGAATCCATCGACAAGGTGCGCACCATCGCCGACAGCCTCGGCGCCCCGCACGCCGCCCCCTACAGCTTTGCCCTCTGCAAACGGGCGGTGGACCGCATTGTGACCGTCACCGACCGGCAGATGGCCGACGCCATGAAGATCCTGTTCGAGCAGATGAAGCTGGGCCTGGAGCCGGCGGGCGCCTCCGCCACCGCGGCGGCCATGGGTCCCCTGCGCGAGGAACTGCAGGACCGGCGCACGGGTATCATCGTCTGCGGCAGCAACATCGACCTTGCTACCTTCCATCGGAATATCACCGAACACGCCTCCTCCGAATGA